From a single Drosophila sulfurigaster albostrigata strain 15112-1811.04 chromosome 3, ASM2355843v2, whole genome shotgun sequence genomic region:
- the LOC133845824 gene encoding serine-rich adhesin for platelets-like — protein sequence MKPVLKYSSDEDVTNVVKEPAGFDYISKPTVDNVCSAEDIISSGDGEVRLYDEYDDTRSVQQIVEDTLRAGDAEALQIVNETLKSRQFDKEVDGESHVFCEFDENIRTVAEIVEETLKGANIDVKQKEETFSTEKPESIDSKDVRPIAYFVKLDNEMKDVKPAQKNTTKSVVSKPSTVINVDAKIPSSVGKKQQLKKQLESKEKIKTIQKKAPIPQSKPIKVASKQAIPSKPLLATETHKLTTKTASRRSVTSSASTTTSSASATSRVISEIHFERSASPASSSIFYESHPQGDNSRSTTPRPRVKTDVTIIPYNTSVRSFSPSAKPQASKAAKTTKTTTRQDTDKHTKTISVKQKKSTTTVESNRTKTPTPTTTATHRYMQPTLAHSMRYGLNSDSESRSATPAPPKSPAPPKSPAPPHSSASRKSTQVIHSTTKQTISALTKNPSTDQKQKKLGSEKSLGLQSKRGSNSYESKGSLRRSTDRLYKRQTSKENKEANVIGSKSQLIKSMKTQSANATKTIAYRTSIATDNNKLKTASMQRTKVPISLSSAMKTSTSTATTATTTTSTKLSTSNNNKGDETVSKSQVDNKRIVRRTVSRSSEGSSRTATTSQTKPIRRAIEPKLQKQMKDSMNESSTTASGSTSASGSSNSTRRSVRSVIVNRKTDKEKTNMKISEKKPIGPTTKAKTTTGSSMPPSTSTRQQQSQGANQRGIH from the exons ATGAAGCCAGTTCTGAAGTATTCTTCTGACGAAGATGTTACGAATGTCGTCAAGGAACCCGCTGGTTTTGATTATATTTCGAAGCCGACTGTGGACAACGTTTGTTCAGCTGAAGATATTATTAGTAGCGGGGATGGAGAAGTAAGATTATATGATGAATATGATGATACTAGATCCGTTCAACAGATTGTTGAAGACACTTTAAGAGCAGGTGATGCCGAAGCTTTACAAATTGTCAATGAAACACTTAAAAGTAGACAATTCGATAAGGAAGTAGATGGTGAAAGTCATGTTTTCTGTGAGTTTGATGAAAATATACGTACAGTAGCTGAAATCGTAGAGGAAACGTTAAAAGGTGCTAATATCGATGtaaagcaaaaagaagaaacattTTCAACCGAAAAGCCTGAAAGTATTGACTCCAAGGATGTTCGGCCTATAGCATACTTTGTCAAATTagataatgaaatgaaagatGTGAAACCAGCACAAAAGAACACAACCAAATCAGTAGTCAGCAAACCCAGCACAGTGATCAATGTAGATGCAAAGATTCCAAGCTCAGTTGGtaagaaacaacaacttaaaaagcaattagaaagtaaagaaaaaataaaaacaatacaaaagaaaGCACCGATCCCTCAATCAAAGCCAATAAAGGTAGCTAGCAAACAGGCAATCCCCAGCAAACCTCTTCTAGCAACGGAAACTCATAAGTTAACCACAAAAACTGCTTCGCGGAGATCTGTAACAAGTTCagcttcaacaacaacaagctcaGCTTCGGCAACAAGTCGTGTAATCAGTGAAATTCACTTTGAGAGATCTGCAAGTCCAGCATCTAGTTCAATATTTTACGAGAGCCATCCTCAAGGCGACAATAGTCGTTCTACCACACCGAGGCCCAGGGTAAAGACAGACGTAACAATCATACCATATAACACATCAGTACGCTCATTTAGTCCATCTGCAAAGCCGCAAGCCTCAAAAGCTGCAAAGACGACAAAGACAACAACTAGACAGGACACAGATAAGCATACAAAAACCATTAGTGTCAAGCAAAAGAAGTCGACAACAACtgtcgaatcgaatcgaacaaaaactccgactccaactaCCACTGCCACTCACAGATATATGCAACCGACTTTAGCTCATAGCATGCGCTATGGTCTGAATTCCGATAGTGAAAGTCGCAGCGCAACACCAGCTCCGCCCAAATCTCCTGCACCACCCAAATCACCAGCTCCGCCGCATTCAAGTGCGAGTCGTAAAAGTACACAAGTTATACACTCTACtacaaagcaaacaataagTGCCTTGACAAAAAACCCATCAACCgatcaaaaacaaaagaaacttgGCAGTGAAAAATCTTTAGGCCTTCAGAGCAAACGAGGTTCCAATAGTTACGAAAGTAAGGGGTCATTAAGGAGGAGCACCGACCGCCTTTACAAACGACAGACATCCAAGGAGAATAAAGAAGCAAACGTGATAGGCTCCAAGAgccaattaattaaaagcatgAAGACACAATCAGCTAATGCCACTAAAACCATTGCCTACAGAACTTCCATAGccactgacaacaacaagttaAAAACTGCATCTATGCAACGCACTAAAGTTCCAATTAGCTTGTCTTCCGCAATGAAAACTTCGACTTCAACcgcaacgacagcgacaactaCAACTTCAACTAAGCTAAgcactagcaacaacaataaaggtGATGAAACCGTTTCAAAATCTCAGGTAGACAATAAGAGAATCGTTAGACGAACCGTAAGTAGATCTAGTGAGGGAAGCAGCCGTACAGCCACAACGAGCCAAACCAAACCGATTCGCCGAGCGATAGAGCCGAAGCTGCAAAAACAGATGAAGGACTCGATGAATGAATCTAGCACTACGGCCAGTGGAAGTACAAGTGCCAGTGGATCATCGAACAGCACACGGCGCAGTGTACGTTCAGTGATTGTTAATCGCAAGACGGATAAGGAGAAGACCAATATGAAAATATCGGAAAAGAAGCCCATCGGCCCGACGACCAAGGCCAAGACCACAACTGGCAGTTCGATGCCGCCATCAACGTCCACG cggcagcaacagtcgcAAGGTGCTAACCAGCGAGGTATTCACTAA
- the LOC133845825 gene encoding uncharacterized protein LOC133845825 encodes MSKKLPIISVTAEKHSESESESSSSSHDTDSNDMDYGRNGAGAVTDVEDFDSQIEVLKPSSRCGSGNLAPKKTHENDVTDVEDYDTESGDDDESKSTAYPELKLSLREFLQQGLENQEVVDNDAKESCEIKAGNFLQAQNLNGLADYLTDCEDYDTDSEVGYGCEKSVCVDLDHAVGDQGRVSIADGEKHEDDSDHYEDVSVISDISDLASAMSDCIGIGKNGRGLSEDEVLQVSGSNSEEVCQIACSSTESESGAAAAGRSASVSEASLPPIDVAFVSASGEPRRNSKSMLIHAERRHFLQVAPKHEEVLTDVEGIDDSAAEDSFDNEEEDEQPIPRAIILAPGDDGTCLTDVEDMYCEDISLASAIPEAIAVAPEALPLPHREFVELKEDKYGDTITNVMPMNKNYEFGIYNHLKDVTQTDSEDYSCAEDWSANLSLAEELAVGATGLIENEVIVSNELLKQQQSKRLEVLSNAESVTDVEEIFVAGTNRRKKLKTRSLSKGKNKLLEAVKGKEDGITDVEDMELSECDLPAGVGVKRVEQLKLQAKGQDKLTDAEDISTDDVSDASDASLPPPTAEAAKQKCNSSNSKLMPHHLRLLKDEAISQQNTDIEDVQLPSDAEDVLEPPPIEVANSNSKELNDMLNESYTVVHERSGRSFNAEAEKLHLKGVIRDAHTDVEYLESDESAARGGN; translated from the coding sequence ATGTCCAAAAAACTCCCAATAATATCCGTAACTGCTGAGAAGCAttccgaatccgaatccgaatcaTCCTCATCCTCCCACGACACCGACAGTAATGACATGGACTATGGCCGCAATGGCGCTGGCGCCGTAACAGATGTTGAGGACTTTGACAGTCAAATTGAAGTGCTCAAGCCCAGTTCGCGTTGTGGCTCCGGTAATCTGGCACCGAAAAAGACACATGAGAACGATGTCACCGACGTAGAGGACTATGATACAGAGTCCGGCGATGATGACGAATCGAAGAGCACAGCTTATCCCGAACTGAAGTTGTCGTTACGTGAATTTCTACAACAAGGACTAGAAAATCAAGAGGTGGTGGATAATGATGCTAAGGAGAGCTGTGAGATCAAAGCTGGTAACTTTCTGCAAGCACAAAATCTGAATGGCCTGGCCGATTACCTGACCGATTGTGAGGACTACGACACCGACTCCGAGGTGGGCTACGGCTGCGAAAAGTCAGTATGCGTTGATCTCGACCACGCTGTCGGTGATCAGGGTCGTGTGAGCATTGCCGATGGTGAGAAGCACGAGGATGACTCCGATCACTACGAGGATGTCTCTGTGATCAGTGATATTAGCGATTTGGCCTCGGCCATGTCCGATTGCATCGGAATCGGTAAAAATGGTCGTGGCTTGTCTGAAGATGAAGTACTCCAAGTGTCCGGCAGTAACAGCGAAGAGGTTTGCCAAATTGCCTGCTCAAGCACCGAATCGGAGTCTGGCGCCGCCGCAGCTGGCAGAAGCGCTAGCGTAAGTGAGGCCAGCTTGCCGCCAATAGATGTTGCTTTTGTCAGCGCCAGCGGCGAACCTAGAAGGAATTCCAAATCTATGTTGATTCACGCTGAACGACGACATTTCCTACAAGTAGCACCCAAGCACGAAGAGGTCCTCACTGATGTCGAAGGTATTGATGACTCGGCTGCCGAAGATAGTTTTGATAACGAAGAGGAGGATGAGCAGCCCATACCACGGGCCATAATTCTAGCTCCTGGCGATGATGGCACCTGCCTAACCGACGTCGAGGACATGTATTGTGAGGATATTTCACTTGCCAGCGCCATACCCGAAGCTATTGCCGTAGCCCCTGAAGCTTTACCTCTGCCACATCGTGAGTTTGTCGAACTTAAGGAGGATAAATATGGGGATACCATAACGAATGTGATGCCGATGAATAAGAACTATGAATTTGGCATCTACAATCACTTGAAGGACGTAACACAAACTGATTCGGAAGACTACTCCTGTGCCGAAGACTGGAGTGCCAATCTCTCGCTCGCCGAGGAACTGGCTGTCGGGGCAACAGGTCTGATAGAGAACGAAGTGATTGTCTCCAACGAACtactgaagcagcagcaaagtaaGCGCCTCGAAGTCCTCTCCAATGCGGAATCTGTTACCGATGTTGAAGAAATCTTTGTGGCTGGCACTAATCGTCGCAAGAAGTTAAAGACACGCAGTCTTAGCAAGGGCAAGAACAAACTGCTGGAAGCTGTCAAGGGCAAGGAGGACGGTATCACCGATGTGGAAGACATGGAGTTAAGTGAATGTGATCTGCCTGCTGGCGTTGGCGTTAAGCGAGTCGAGCAGCTGAAATTGCAAGCCAAAGGACAGGACAAATTGACCGACGCCGAAGACATATCCACTGATGATGTTTCGGATGCATCGGACGCCTCGTTACCACCACCAACAGCGGAAGCTGCCAAACAGAAGTGCAacagctccaactccaagtTGATGCCACATCACTTACGTCTTCTCAAGGACGAGGCGATCAGTCAACAGAATACAGACATTGAGGATGTGCAATTGCCATCCGATGCCGAGGATGTGCTGGAGCCACCGCCAATCGAAGTGGCCAACAGTAATAGCAAAGAGCTCAATGATATGCTCAATGAGAGTTACACTGTCGTGCATGAGCGAAGTGGTCGCAGCTTCAATGCCGAGGCCGAAAAGCTGCACTTAAAGGGTGTGATACGAGATGCTCATACCGATGTTGAATACCTTGAGTCCGATGAGTCAGCCGCTAGAGGAGGCAACTAG